A region from the Melanotaenia boesemani isolate fMelBoe1 chromosome 11, fMelBoe1.pri, whole genome shotgun sequence genome encodes:
- the LOC121649300 gene encoding selenocysteine insertion sequence-binding protein 2-like isoform X3, translated as MDKESKLISTVPAFDHKHQRAQKREATDAHTAFNTPLVLPNPYLSDQTLRRNQSDVSLKPARKGGDASRSHGFSCLVRETSDDFLHRSIQDPQTKPSKSNNDSKGRIMGKTSMDAHKKGFRGARSAPNSARKSTPVQTNSDEFEVKMADFPELAGVSLNKAARPARQKEDPNPRAASPQTPNLGSSWRIEDMAAPKEEGGPGRKKRKKKKKAKSGVESAETEHPPIPQVPPKFEDEKEFPGLAVVFTGTDRLITSSNTKLCSKIFKENQREGGQQQSADLNKEKPPVGKTQPTEAAKKGQKAEKVSGKKSKVPVQLDIGNMLAALEKKQQSQKAKQDAKPVILSVGGGLPVVQKQPPAQKKLHWQPDKIAHNPLDSTSPLVKKGKQREVPKAKKPTPLKKVILKEREERKQRRLQEERGLLPEDESKLSTDATEEQYDTNATDEVGSSTEGIDDQLEVNDKHPVIGEGDEVTDKDETIQQHITHPANAPKIHSRKFRDYCSQMLRKDVDECVTTLLKELVRFQDRLYQKDPMKARMKRRIVMGLREVLKHLKLRKVKCVIISPNCERIQSKGGLDEALNTIINTCREQGVPFVFALSRKALGRCVNKAVPVSLVGIFNYDGAQDHYHKMIELSSEARRAYEVMVSSLQSDDQMGTELEENTKELQIHNLTKEPKAGRDTPEEPEYMKIWKTVLEKECNHALLNFEEQLNSMHLDSECTENTEEETS; from the exons atggATAAG GAGAGCAAACTGATTTCTACTGTCCCGGCTTTTGACCATAAACATCAGAGGGCACAGAAAAGAGAAGCCACTGATGCTCACACAGCTTTTAATACTCCTCTGGTGTTACCAAATCCTTATCTGTCAGATCAGACTTTGAGAAG GAACCAGTCAGATGTGAGTCTGAAACCAGCAAGAAAAGGAGGAGATGCTTCAAGGAGTCATGGCTTCAGCTGTCTTGTGAGAGAGACCAGTGATGATTTCCTACACAGGTCCATACAAGATCCTCAAACAAAG cCATCAAAAAGCAACAATGACTCTAAGGGTAGAATCATGGGGAAGACATCAATGGATGCACATAAAAAAG GATTTAGAGGTGCTAGGTCTGCCCCAAACTCTGCAAGGAAGTCAACACCAGTGCAGACAAACTCGGATGAGTTTGAAGTGAAGATGGCTGATTTTCCTGAGTTAGCTGGTGTTTCACTGAACAAAGCGGCTCGTCCTGCACGTCAAAAAGAGGATCCAAATCCTCGAGCTGCAAGTCCCCAAACACCTAATCTGGGGTCTTCCTGGAGG ATAGAGGACATGGCTGCACCGAAGGAAGAGGGAGGCcctggaaggaaaaaaaggaagaaaaagaagaaggctAAAAGTGGCGTTGAAAGTGCAGAAACAGAACATCCACCTATACCCCAAGTGCCTCCAAAATTTGAG GATGAAAAGGAGTTCCCTGGCTTGGCTGTTGTTTTCACTGGGACTGATAGGTTAAtaaccagcagcaatacaaagCTATGCAGTAAG atttttaaggaaaaccaaAGAGAAGGAGGACAGCAACAGTCTGCAGACCTGAACAAGGAAAAACCACCTGTAGGAAAAACTCAGCCCACAGAAGCTGCTAAAAAAGGACAG AAAGCTGAGAAAGTGTCTGGGAAGAAGAGCAAGGTTCCTGTCCAGCTGGACATCGGAAACATGTTGGCTGCTCTGGAAAAGAAGCAACAATCTCAGAAAGCCAAGCAGGATGCCAAGCCGGTCATTCTTTCAG TTGGGGGCGGACTACCTGTTGTCCAGAAGCAACCACCAGCTCAGAAGAAGCTGCACTGGCAGCCGGATAAAATTGCACACAATCCCTTAGATTCAACAAGCCCTTTGGTAAAGAAAGGCAAGCAAAGAGAGGTTCCCAAAGCCAAGAAACCTACTCCTCTCAAAAAG gtaattttaaaagaaagagaggagaggaaacagCGACGTTTACAAGAGGAGAGAGGATTGCTGCCAGAAGACGAGTCCAAACTCTCTACTGATGCTACAGAGGAGCAGTATGACACAAATGCCACAG ATGAAGTTGGCAGTTCTACAGAGGGAATAGATGATCAGCTGGAGGTAAATGATAAACATCCAGTCATTGGAGAGGGTGACGAAGTGACTGACAAAGATGAGACCATACAGCAACACATCACCCATCCAGCCAATGCACCCAAAATCCACAGCAGGAAATTCAGAGA CTACTGCAGCCAGATGCTGAGAAAAGACGTGGATGAGTGTGTGACAACTCTGCTAAAGGAGCTGGTTCGTTTCCAGGACCGTCTGTACCAGAAAGACCCCATGAAGGCCCGCATGAAGAGGCGGATCGTGATGGGCCTTCGGGAGGTCCTGAAACACCTTAAACTCAGGAAGGTCAAATGTGTCATCATCTCACCGAACTGTGAACGGATCCAGTCCAAAG GTGGTCTGGATGAAGCTCTCAACACAATCATCAACACGTGTCGCGAACAGGGAGTGCCGTTTGTGTTTGCACTTTCCAGGAAAGCGTTGGGACGATGTGTCAACAAGGCTGTGCCTGTCAGCCTGGTGGGCATCTTCAACTATGACGGTGCACAG GACCACTATCACAAGATGATCGAGTTGTCGTCTGAGGCCAGGAGAGCCTACGAGGTGATGGTGTCAAGCCTGCAAAGTGATGACCAGATGGGTACAGAGctggaagaaaacacaaaggaacTGCAGATACACAACCTGACTAAGGAACCTAAGGCTGGTCGCGACACCCCAGAGGAACCAGAGTATA TGAAAATCTGGAAGACCGTGTTGGAAAAAGAATGCAACCACGCGCTTCTGAACTTTGAGGAGCAGCTAAACTCCATGCACTTGGACAGTGAATGtacagaaaacactgaagagGAAACAAGTTGA
- the LOC121649300 gene encoding selenocysteine insertion sequence-binding protein 2-like isoform X2 gives MDKESKLISTVPAFDHKHQRAQKREATDAHTAFNTPLVLPNPYLSDQTLRRNQSDVSLKPARKGGDASRSHGFSCLVRETSDDFLHRSIQDPQTKPSKSNNDSKGRIMGKTSMDAHKKGFRGARSAPNSARKSTPVQTNSDEFEVKMADFPELAGVSLNKAARPARQKEDPNPRAASPQTPNLGSSWRVGRRGSPTRLDPPQNATNAKPDTFVFPAALPAVTSWANIASQPPKKPVPADETISHDAMRIEDMAAPKEEGGPGRKKRKKKKKAKSGVESAETEHPPIPQVPPKFEDEKEFPGLAVVFTGTDRLITSSNTKLCSKENQREGGQQQSADLNKEKPPVGKTQPTEAAKKGQKAEKVSGKKSKVPVQLDIGNMLAALEKKQQSQKAKQDAKPVILSVGGGLPVVQKQPPAQKKLHWQPDKIAHNPLDSTSPLVKKGKQREVPKAKKPTPLKKVILKEREERKQRRLQEERGLLPEDESKLSTDATEEQYDTNATDEVGSSTEGIDDQLEVNDKHPVIGEGDEVTDKDETIQQHITHPANAPKIHSRKFRDYCSQMLRKDVDECVTTLLKELVRFQDRLYQKDPMKARMKRRIVMGLREVLKHLKLRKVKCVIISPNCERIQSKGGLDEALNTIINTCREQGVPFVFALSRKALGRCVNKAVPVSLVGIFNYDGAQDHYHKMIELSSEARRAYEVMVSSLQSDDQMGTELEENTKELQIHNLTKEPKAGRDTPEEPEYMKIWKTVLEKECNHALLNFEEQLNSMHLDSECTENTEEETS, from the exons atggATAAG GAGAGCAAACTGATTTCTACTGTCCCGGCTTTTGACCATAAACATCAGAGGGCACAGAAAAGAGAAGCCACTGATGCTCACACAGCTTTTAATACTCCTCTGGTGTTACCAAATCCTTATCTGTCAGATCAGACTTTGAGAAG GAACCAGTCAGATGTGAGTCTGAAACCAGCAAGAAAAGGAGGAGATGCTTCAAGGAGTCATGGCTTCAGCTGTCTTGTGAGAGAGACCAGTGATGATTTCCTACACAGGTCCATACAAGATCCTCAAACAAAG cCATCAAAAAGCAACAATGACTCTAAGGGTAGAATCATGGGGAAGACATCAATGGATGCACATAAAAAAG GATTTAGAGGTGCTAGGTCTGCCCCAAACTCTGCAAGGAAGTCAACACCAGTGCAGACAAACTCGGATGAGTTTGAAGTGAAGATGGCTGATTTTCCTGAGTTAGCTGGTGTTTCACTGAACAAAGCGGCTCGTCCTGCACGTCAAAAAGAGGATCCAAATCCTCGAGCTGCAAGTCCCCAAACACCTAATCTGGGGTCTTCCTGGAGG GTTGGCAGGAGAGGATCCCCAACACGACTTGACCCCCCGCAAAATGCCACTAATGCAAAGCCAGACACTTTTGTTTTCCCAGCAG cCCTGCCCGCAGTGACATCTTGGGCCAATATTGCCTCTCAGCCTCCAAAAAAACCTGTTCCCGCAGACGAGACAATCAGCCACGATGCCATGCGG ATAGAGGACATGGCTGCACCGAAGGAAGAGGGAGGCcctggaaggaaaaaaaggaagaaaaagaagaaggctAAAAGTGGCGTTGAAAGTGCAGAAACAGAACATCCACCTATACCCCAAGTGCCTCCAAAATTTGAG GATGAAAAGGAGTTCCCTGGCTTGGCTGTTGTTTTCACTGGGACTGATAGGTTAAtaaccagcagcaatacaaagCTATGCAGTAAG gaaaaccaaAGAGAAGGAGGACAGCAACAGTCTGCAGACCTGAACAAGGAAAAACCACCTGTAGGAAAAACTCAGCCCACAGAAGCTGCTAAAAAAGGACAG AAAGCTGAGAAAGTGTCTGGGAAGAAGAGCAAGGTTCCTGTCCAGCTGGACATCGGAAACATGTTGGCTGCTCTGGAAAAGAAGCAACAATCTCAGAAAGCCAAGCAGGATGCCAAGCCGGTCATTCTTTCAG TTGGGGGCGGACTACCTGTTGTCCAGAAGCAACCACCAGCTCAGAAGAAGCTGCACTGGCAGCCGGATAAAATTGCACACAATCCCTTAGATTCAACAAGCCCTTTGGTAAAGAAAGGCAAGCAAAGAGAGGTTCCCAAAGCCAAGAAACCTACTCCTCTCAAAAAG gtaattttaaaagaaagagaggagaggaaacagCGACGTTTACAAGAGGAGAGAGGATTGCTGCCAGAAGACGAGTCCAAACTCTCTACTGATGCTACAGAGGAGCAGTATGACACAAATGCCACAG ATGAAGTTGGCAGTTCTACAGAGGGAATAGATGATCAGCTGGAGGTAAATGATAAACATCCAGTCATTGGAGAGGGTGACGAAGTGACTGACAAAGATGAGACCATACAGCAACACATCACCCATCCAGCCAATGCACCCAAAATCCACAGCAGGAAATTCAGAGA CTACTGCAGCCAGATGCTGAGAAAAGACGTGGATGAGTGTGTGACAACTCTGCTAAAGGAGCTGGTTCGTTTCCAGGACCGTCTGTACCAGAAAGACCCCATGAAGGCCCGCATGAAGAGGCGGATCGTGATGGGCCTTCGGGAGGTCCTGAAACACCTTAAACTCAGGAAGGTCAAATGTGTCATCATCTCACCGAACTGTGAACGGATCCAGTCCAAAG GTGGTCTGGATGAAGCTCTCAACACAATCATCAACACGTGTCGCGAACAGGGAGTGCCGTTTGTGTTTGCACTTTCCAGGAAAGCGTTGGGACGATGTGTCAACAAGGCTGTGCCTGTCAGCCTGGTGGGCATCTTCAACTATGACGGTGCACAG GACCACTATCACAAGATGATCGAGTTGTCGTCTGAGGCCAGGAGAGCCTACGAGGTGATGGTGTCAAGCCTGCAAAGTGATGACCAGATGGGTACAGAGctggaagaaaacacaaaggaacTGCAGATACACAACCTGACTAAGGAACCTAAGGCTGGTCGCGACACCCCAGAGGAACCAGAGTATA TGAAAATCTGGAAGACCGTGTTGGAAAAAGAATGCAACCACGCGCTTCTGAACTTTGAGGAGCAGCTAAACTCCATGCACTTGGACAGTGAATGtacagaaaacactgaagagGAAACAAGTTGA
- the LOC121649300 gene encoding selenocysteine insertion sequence-binding protein 2-like isoform X1 yields the protein MDKESKLISTVPAFDHKHQRAQKREATDAHTAFNTPLVLPNPYLSDQTLRRNQSDVSLKPARKGGDASRSHGFSCLVRETSDDFLHRSIQDPQTKPSKSNNDSKGRIMGKTSMDAHKKGFRGARSAPNSARKSTPVQTNSDEFEVKMADFPELAGVSLNKAARPARQKEDPNPRAASPQTPNLGSSWRVGRRGSPTRLDPPQNATNAKPDTFVFPAALPAVTSWANIASQPPKKPVPADETISHDAMRIEDMAAPKEEGGPGRKKRKKKKKAKSGVESAETEHPPIPQVPPKFEDEKEFPGLAVVFTGTDRLITSSNTKLCSKIFKENQREGGQQQSADLNKEKPPVGKTQPTEAAKKGQKAEKVSGKKSKVPVQLDIGNMLAALEKKQQSQKAKQDAKPVILSVGGGLPVVQKQPPAQKKLHWQPDKIAHNPLDSTSPLVKKGKQREVPKAKKPTPLKKVILKEREERKQRRLQEERGLLPEDESKLSTDATEEQYDTNATDEVGSSTEGIDDQLEVNDKHPVIGEGDEVTDKDETIQQHITHPANAPKIHSRKFRDYCSQMLRKDVDECVTTLLKELVRFQDRLYQKDPMKARMKRRIVMGLREVLKHLKLRKVKCVIISPNCERIQSKGGLDEALNTIINTCREQGVPFVFALSRKALGRCVNKAVPVSLVGIFNYDGAQDHYHKMIELSSEARRAYEVMVSSLQSDDQMGTELEENTKELQIHNLTKEPKAGRDTPEEPEYMKIWKTVLEKECNHALLNFEEQLNSMHLDSECTENTEEETS from the exons atggATAAG GAGAGCAAACTGATTTCTACTGTCCCGGCTTTTGACCATAAACATCAGAGGGCACAGAAAAGAGAAGCCACTGATGCTCACACAGCTTTTAATACTCCTCTGGTGTTACCAAATCCTTATCTGTCAGATCAGACTTTGAGAAG GAACCAGTCAGATGTGAGTCTGAAACCAGCAAGAAAAGGAGGAGATGCTTCAAGGAGTCATGGCTTCAGCTGTCTTGTGAGAGAGACCAGTGATGATTTCCTACACAGGTCCATACAAGATCCTCAAACAAAG cCATCAAAAAGCAACAATGACTCTAAGGGTAGAATCATGGGGAAGACATCAATGGATGCACATAAAAAAG GATTTAGAGGTGCTAGGTCTGCCCCAAACTCTGCAAGGAAGTCAACACCAGTGCAGACAAACTCGGATGAGTTTGAAGTGAAGATGGCTGATTTTCCTGAGTTAGCTGGTGTTTCACTGAACAAAGCGGCTCGTCCTGCACGTCAAAAAGAGGATCCAAATCCTCGAGCTGCAAGTCCCCAAACACCTAATCTGGGGTCTTCCTGGAGG GTTGGCAGGAGAGGATCCCCAACACGACTTGACCCCCCGCAAAATGCCACTAATGCAAAGCCAGACACTTTTGTTTTCCCAGCAG cCCTGCCCGCAGTGACATCTTGGGCCAATATTGCCTCTCAGCCTCCAAAAAAACCTGTTCCCGCAGACGAGACAATCAGCCACGATGCCATGCGG ATAGAGGACATGGCTGCACCGAAGGAAGAGGGAGGCcctggaaggaaaaaaaggaagaaaaagaagaaggctAAAAGTGGCGTTGAAAGTGCAGAAACAGAACATCCACCTATACCCCAAGTGCCTCCAAAATTTGAG GATGAAAAGGAGTTCCCTGGCTTGGCTGTTGTTTTCACTGGGACTGATAGGTTAAtaaccagcagcaatacaaagCTATGCAGTAAG atttttaaggaaaaccaaAGAGAAGGAGGACAGCAACAGTCTGCAGACCTGAACAAGGAAAAACCACCTGTAGGAAAAACTCAGCCCACAGAAGCTGCTAAAAAAGGACAG AAAGCTGAGAAAGTGTCTGGGAAGAAGAGCAAGGTTCCTGTCCAGCTGGACATCGGAAACATGTTGGCTGCTCTGGAAAAGAAGCAACAATCTCAGAAAGCCAAGCAGGATGCCAAGCCGGTCATTCTTTCAG TTGGGGGCGGACTACCTGTTGTCCAGAAGCAACCACCAGCTCAGAAGAAGCTGCACTGGCAGCCGGATAAAATTGCACACAATCCCTTAGATTCAACAAGCCCTTTGGTAAAGAAAGGCAAGCAAAGAGAGGTTCCCAAAGCCAAGAAACCTACTCCTCTCAAAAAG gtaattttaaaagaaagagaggagaggaaacagCGACGTTTACAAGAGGAGAGAGGATTGCTGCCAGAAGACGAGTCCAAACTCTCTACTGATGCTACAGAGGAGCAGTATGACACAAATGCCACAG ATGAAGTTGGCAGTTCTACAGAGGGAATAGATGATCAGCTGGAGGTAAATGATAAACATCCAGTCATTGGAGAGGGTGACGAAGTGACTGACAAAGATGAGACCATACAGCAACACATCACCCATCCAGCCAATGCACCCAAAATCCACAGCAGGAAATTCAGAGA CTACTGCAGCCAGATGCTGAGAAAAGACGTGGATGAGTGTGTGACAACTCTGCTAAAGGAGCTGGTTCGTTTCCAGGACCGTCTGTACCAGAAAGACCCCATGAAGGCCCGCATGAAGAGGCGGATCGTGATGGGCCTTCGGGAGGTCCTGAAACACCTTAAACTCAGGAAGGTCAAATGTGTCATCATCTCACCGAACTGTGAACGGATCCAGTCCAAAG GTGGTCTGGATGAAGCTCTCAACACAATCATCAACACGTGTCGCGAACAGGGAGTGCCGTTTGTGTTTGCACTTTCCAGGAAAGCGTTGGGACGATGTGTCAACAAGGCTGTGCCTGTCAGCCTGGTGGGCATCTTCAACTATGACGGTGCACAG GACCACTATCACAAGATGATCGAGTTGTCGTCTGAGGCCAGGAGAGCCTACGAGGTGATGGTGTCAAGCCTGCAAAGTGATGACCAGATGGGTACAGAGctggaagaaaacacaaaggaacTGCAGATACACAACCTGACTAAGGAACCTAAGGCTGGTCGCGACACCCCAGAGGAACCAGAGTATA TGAAAATCTGGAAGACCGTGTTGGAAAAAGAATGCAACCACGCGCTTCTGAACTTTGAGGAGCAGCTAAACTCCATGCACTTGGACAGTGAATGtacagaaaacactgaagagGAAACAAGTTGA